The Haliaeetus albicilla chromosome 11, bHalAlb1.1, whole genome shotgun sequence sequence ATAGTTTCATTTCACAATATTTAATCTCCATTATTAATCAATAAAAATGGAAGGGGTTAAGGAGAAGAAAGACTGATCAAGAAGATGCTGTTTCAATTACGTTTTAACTGCACTAATCCTCCAACTTCTGTAAATAAACTGCCAAGCAATAAAGCCCAGTGACTACAGGCTAGCATTCAGACATTGTGATGGAAGTTGGCAACATTAATGCTAGCTGTATGAATCCTGTGAAATGTCATGAAGATGTTCAGAACATTGTTAAAGTTAGTTAAGCCACACTTCCCCACCCCAACAAGGTACCAGCTTATGAAAGGTTAGGTCTTTCAATTTACACACTGTGGTCTAGATATTCCAATGGGAAGTAAGCCATGATCCCTGGctcactgctgtgttttagCTGCTGCACAGTATTGTCCAAAATGAGACACTGCAGCCCGCTacatttctcattaccctgaTGTGGTCTGTCTCAGAAATTCAAATAGCTCCACTCCCAGAAATGCAGCCTCCCAGAGTACCTGACATAGGCTTTAATGCTCATGCGTGAATTCTGGAGACTCGTGTCCACAGTGAGGTGGATTGGATTGTGCGCTTCCCGGCTGTAATACTCATGGATCAGGACAGAGTGTTCCGTGATGTCATGACCTGTTGCATACCTTCAAAAGAGCACAGGTTGAGGAGCCATTCTTCCAATTTTCAAGAGCCCAATGTTAGGTATTGTTGGTATTTAACAGGTTTGTATTCTAAAACACTAATTTCTGATGTAGAAGCACACTAAATACAAGTGTTTTAACTAGCAAATTTGCAGTTTTATGGCCAGCTGTCCTAGAATTGTAGGAGTCACAGGCTGAGACACCCATGCCCAAATAGGGCCACTGTTGTAGTACCAGGCATAAAGAGTCAGTAAAGTTGTCATCAGACTCCAAAGATTCAGTTATCTGTAACTATGTTCTGGAccaactttttatttttgtgtaaatCAAAGCATGCCAAAGAAATTTGGACCAACCAAGTAGATCTTCCACAAATCAAACATCTCTCTGCAGGACGTGTAACTTGTTAATCTAGCTCCTTTAGCTGCTCTGCAATTAGCTTCTCACAGGCACAGGGCAACTCCTGTCATTAGAACTGCCCTTTGCTGTGCCATTAGAAGGTTGTTGAGGAAGTTTGCTCCACAGGAACAGAACTAAGCTATTTTGTAGGCTCAGAGAAGCACGAAAAGACTAATAAAACTATCCACGCTCAGATACTGGCTCTGTTCCGTAACACCGTACTGATCTTGCTTGGCATCCCACACACAAGTACTTCCACCTTTTCTCAGCAGAGAACTTCTGCATGCTCAAGCTGGTATCACCAATTCCTCCTGAGGCCTTTAGTACTTGAAACTACTCTTTTGCGTTCCCCCTTCTTTCTAACCAGTTATCTTCCGTGGTGTGGGTTGTATTACAGGTGGCTAAGTTCTAACAAATCCATGCAAGCATTCTCTAACTCATCACTCCTCTGTGATACCTTTGCTAGatacaaacaaaatcaaacccTGTAAATCTCCAATACTGTCTCTTCCTATTATGAATTGCCAGAGCTTTACAACTGAGTCTGTAACATGGGTTGCAAGATCCTACTGTCACAAGCATTACTGCTTCTGCTTCTCAACCCATGACAAAGAGAATTATGTATTTCAAGTAGTTTAAGGGATCAACACTACTGTTTGCACGTTCTAGCAAAAGGAGAACTTACCAGCCCAAGATGATCTCGCTAGGAGACACCTTCTTGTGCAACTCATACATGTTTTTGGCAAATTCCATATCGACTGCCACCTGAGAAACGGGACAGGACCAAGTCAGGAATGCTTAACTCTTAGCGGGGGACAACACGGGCACAAGCCCTAACGCCGCTATCGGAGGGAGCGCTGGGGCCGCTCCCCTCGGCAGTCACCGCCCCGCCGAGAGACCCACCGCCCGCTCTACGGCGCAGTCCGggggggtaagggggggggCTTGGCTGGAGCCGGCCCGGAGCCCCCCGCGAAGCGGGGCCGGCGTGGCGGCCCCGCGCTCCGTACCTCATCTTCGGATTCGTTGTGGGGGACGGAGAAGCAGTTGGTGACCTCCACCGAGTGCTTGTCCACGGTCCCTGCGGGAGGGCAGGGCGGTTAGGGGGGGCGCCGTGCTGCTCGCCCCCAGGCTGGCGGCGGGCGGGACAGGGCGGCAGCTCTTACCCAGCAGCGTCCCGATGACCCGCGCCGCGCCCTCGTTGCGCCGCTCGAAGCTGTCCACGATGGAGGCGAGCACGACCGGGTGCAGCCGCACCACGCGGCCGCCGGGGAAGGGGCCCGAGAGcgcggccgggggcggcggtgccggggcggcgggcgggggtgGCGCGGCGATGAGGGGAGCGTTTCCCGCCGGTGTGGCGGGTGCCGCCGCCGTCGTCGGGCTCTGCGCTGGGGCGACCGCAGGAGGAGTCGCGGCAGGAGCTGTCGCCGCCATTTTGCAAGAGAAGGGGCGGGGGGCGTCCTCACGGGCAATAATTGGCTGAACTGAATGCCTGTCAGGCAGTGCAACCTTCCTATTGGGGAAAGAGATGTGCCCTCCTGCCATTTATTAACCAATCTGGGGAGAGCGATGAGGGAAAACGCTCTGGTTGGAGGAAGAGTACACCGTCTGTGACTGAAGCACAATCTTTTTCGCACCCTCTTGGGGCCGGAAAGTTTTTCAATTGGGTTCTCGCATCCCCCGCCTCCGTGCCTATCTGCTCTCTCATTGGCTCACATCGCCCTTACCTTCTGTCTGTCAGGACGGGAAGGGTCATTTATTGGCTGTGGCGCTGTAACTCTCCTCGCTGGTTGTGAGGAGAGGGCAGGGTTTATGTCTGTCCTGTATAGCGCCGAGCGCTTGCCCGGCCGGTACGGCCGCGGGGAGCCTTGGCGGTGCCTGGGGCTGAAGGCCCTGCTGGAGGTAGGCTGAGCAGGGCCGGGTGTCCCAGAGCTCCCCATGGCCTTCCAAGCCCCACCGCCTCAGCGGCTCCCGGGTGTTGCAGTAACCCTGGGCTGCCTCAGCTGGCTGTGTTTGTCTGGCACGTCCCCGGTTGCGCTTCAGCTGTGGGTGGCCGCTGAGGCGTTTGGGCGGCGGCAGTGCGGTCCTGGTCACAGCAGCAGGGCCGCTGGGGCCGCCTCGGCCCGCTTGCAGTGAGGGTAGAGGCAGCGGCGCTTCTCCTGCTGCCCTACAGCTGCGTGGTGGTGTGGTAAGCACAGGAGCCTGCAGGCATGGCGCCAAGCTGCAACCACAGTGAAGGAGGTTATCCGGTAGTGCTGCGTGAGGGCTGCGCAGCCCTTAGGGGATTGGACCCGTGAGGCAAGGAAGTGCTGTCGGTCCTGTTTTCCAGGTCTTTGTTGCCAATGAGGCACAGAAGAGTAAGTGGTTGCCAAGTATCACGTAGAGAGCAAATGCTGGTTACCTCTATCCAAGGTTTAATGGTTACCCAACAAATTGACTTCTTGGATATAATTTGCCTGTTACTTGTAGTGCCCTGTGTGTTCGCTCCCAAGCAACAAACCTGTGCAGGTAGGGCAGGTATGGTTGTAAAATGAAGTGTGTATGCCTTTGGTGACTGGTAAGGAGACTGGATTCTTTTGGagcttccttttccctttcttggcCATATGCTTGCAGCTGTTATCTTAACAGTTGTAGCAACGTAGTAACAGATTTACCTCTAAGTCACTTAGTTCAAAACCTTTTATCACAGTTTTTAATATAAGTTTGACAAACTTTAAGGGAGAACTTGGGTATCATtgaaatgtttggggttttttggtctCAAGCTGTTCTCTCCCACAAGTAAactgtgtgtgtatgcacacacataaaCACTGCAAGATCCAGAAGTCTCACCTCTTGATAAAATGCTTAGTCAAGTGAAACCATGCCAGTCAAACACTGCATCGGTTCTCTGGCACCACATTGTCTTATCAAGTGGCTATTTGAATAATTGAGAACATTTCCAGGTAGTTGTTTCCTAGGCatagcagagagaaaaatgcagtgGTGGTTACTACCTCAGGTGCAGCTATCTTTACTCTTTTATAGATCCACTTTGGGCTACTGACACACTCTTTCCCCTGTCTGGGTTACAagttaaagtaattttaacacaaaaaattattttatcatgACTGGTGGcttttggagtttttttttctgctttgttagCTGAGGGGTGAACATCATCAGCTGATAAGCAGTTTCAACTCAAGTCATTGAAGGCAGGCTGCTGAGTATAAAAGGAGCAGCTCAATAATAAGATAATACATTCTGCCCATGTGCTAGCAATTTGCTGCTTTTACATAAATGCGGAACACCTGTCAAAGCTACAAAGGAGAGCTAATGCATGGGAACACGAACAGATTTTATCCCTTCATAAAATCTCTTCCTAGTCTGTGTACCAGTAAAACCTGGATCACCTGGATTCTTAGGCTTTCACCATGTAGCCTTCATTTCTTTTAGGTGTGCCTGGGTCAAATTGCATAAAGCTTTAAAGTATTTCTGTTCCTGGAGCTTTGATGTGTCATTGAGAAGTCTAATGTGTGAGGCATTCTTGTTAGAGAGCAGCCGTTTGATCTCATTCTTGTTTGCATCAAACTCCTTGGTGCTTAATTTGACATAGTCAGCTGCAGATTCAGGTGAAGCAAGCAAGGGTCTTTAAGACCTGCCCATTATACTTTTATGTTGCCACCTTAAAAATTCGTCGGCTTAATATGGAATCACAGTTGTGCTTCAAAACTGACAACTGTGATAACCTTCTTTTAGTATGTTCATGTCAAGCTGCTGGACAGAATGCCAGAGAGTGTATGTAGTGAGTAAAGATGGACAGCCTATATCTCAAAAAGTCAAACATCAGTGGTTGGCTCACACAAAGCCCACTTAACACAGAGATTGTATAAATCTAATGATAAGAAATTCAGTCATGTAATAGTGCCTGGAGCAGATGTGTCCAAGctacaaaactgtttttccttgCTGAAAAAGAGACCTTCATAATTAACATTGTTTCACAAAGTATCAGTTTACTTTTAGAGGAGGGTAGTCACCAGTTACATGTATTAATGGTCCCTGTTGTTGAAAACTTAGTGTCCATCTAGTGAGATGATTAAGATGTTTAGATACTACCCCATTACAGTAAAATCTATCTGCCTAgaggagaaacagaagacaCATTTGCACATGACCACGTATCAGCGTGGTAATTCAGGGCCTTCTGATTTTACGTTTTTCCTTGCGTGGTTTCCCTACATCTGGTTTTGGTGGTGAATATAATTAACCTCCTAGCTCTGCTCTTGTATGATTTCTCTTTACAGTCCTTATGTGTGACTGAGCCATTATTATTGCATTTGCTGTCATGTCAGCTGCATTTTCACAGATGACGTATAATTTCTTTATCAGTAGCGATCTTGCTTGTATTACCGGAAGCAACATCATCTCCTGctctaaggaaaaatatttcttacattGCATTACAGgtaaaatacaatatttacaATTAATTTGATTCATCATTTCAGCATGTAGTTTTATCTGGTTAGTTTCATGGAATTGAATCTgacatttttattccattatCATAATAATGATTTTCTATTGTGCATTCTAAGAAGTTAGTAGAGTCTTTCAGTTATTTCTgccaagagaaaaatctttcactgaacttaacatttattttctataataatgcttatttagaaaaaaatgaatatcaggtctcattttccaaataattttgaGATCAAAGCACAGAAGTCCACTTCCCCGCCAGGAATGTCAAGTCTGTGTCTCCAGCCTTCATTGCACTCACAGAGCTCCCTTTTCAACCCCTCTCACAGTCGAGTTACCAGCACTTTTGTTGTCTACTGGTCATATGTGTTTTTCAGGATCCATATGTTCTGTCTTCTATCCAGGACTTTTATGTGATGTAGTTGTGGGCAATGATTTCAGGGTTTgatttgtttggttgttttgtttggtttggtttggttcccccacccccccattaaaaaaaagtaatagttCC is a genomic window containing:
- the EIF3F gene encoding eukaryotic translation initiation factor 3 subunit F → MAATAPAATPPAVAPAQSPTTAAAPATPAGNAPLIAAPPPPAAPAPPPPAALSGPFPGGRVVRLHPVVLASIVDSFERRNEGAARVIGTLLGTVDKHSVEVTNCFSVPHNESEDEVAVDMEFAKNMYELHKKVSPSEIILGWYATGHDITEHSVLIHEYYSREAHNPIHLTVDTSLQNSRMSIKAYVSAPMGVPGKTMGVMFTPLTVKYVYYDTERIGVDLIMKTCFSPNRVIGLSSDLQQVGSASARIQDTLTMVLQYAEDVLSGKVAADNTVGRFLMDLINQVPKISPEDFETMLNSNINDLLMVTYLANLTQSQIALNEKLLSL